The DNA segment GCGGATGTTCGTGCCCCACAGCGCGGACCAGCTGACCGCCGGCGACGTGGCCTATTTCGTCGCCCAGAGCGACCAGGTGACGCGCACGCTTTCCATTTTCGGCCATGACGAACCGCCGGCCCAGCGGATCGTGATCTGCGGCGGCGGGAACATTGGTTACTACGTCGCCCGCGAGCTTGAGGCGCGTAACCCGCGTGCGCGGGTGAAAATCATCGAATCGGACCTCAATCGGTCCGAGGAAATCGCCCAGGGGCTTTCCAAAACCGTGGTGCTGCGCGGCAGCGCGCTGGACCGGACGATCCTGGAGGAGGCGACGGTCGACGCCGCCGACACGGTGATCGCCGTTACCAATGACGACCGGGTCAACATCCTGTCCTGCCTGCTGTCGCGGGAGCTGGGCGCCAAGCGGATGCTCTCTCTGCTCAACGATCCCGCCTATCCCGCCTTCGCCCGCGGGCTGGGCATCGACGCCTACGTCAATCCGCGCCAGATCACCGTTTCCAAGATCCTCCAGCACGTGCGCAAGGGGCGCATCCGGGGGGTGCATTCGCTGGTGAACGGGCAGGGCGAGGTGATTGAGGCCGAGGCACTGGAAACCTCGCCTCTGGTCGGCAAACCGCTGAGGCAGCTCGATCTGTTCGACGGCATGCGGATTGGCGCGGTGATCCGGGGTCAGCGCGTGCTGCTGCCGCGCGGCGACATGGTGATTCAGGCGCGCGACCGGGTGGTGATCTTCGCTCTCGCGGGTAAGGTGAAGAGAGTCGAGCAGCTGTTCCGCGTCAGCCTCGAATTCTTCTGAGAGCCCGCCGATGATCGCGGTCGCCCGCCACAGCGCCATTGCCGCCGGGGTCATGGCCTTCTTCCTGGTCATCGTCTCGCTGGTCTCGCTGTTTCGCAACGAGGCCGGGGCCGATGCCTTCATCATGACCGCGCTGCTGACGGTGTTCGGCGCGGGAGCGGTGCATCTTGCCGTGCGCAATCGCGGCGGCCGGATGGACCGGCGCGCGGCCTATGGCTTTCTGGTGCTGATGTGGGTGGGGGTGCCGGTGGTG comes from the Ancylobacter pratisalsi genome and includes:
- the trkA gene encoding Trk system potassium transporter TrkA, producing MKVVICGAGQVGFGIAERLAAEQNDVSIIDTSPRLIQAITDSLDVRGFVGHGSHPDVLARAGIEAADMLIAVTLHDEVNMVACQVGHALFDVPTKIARVRAQSYLQGHWRDLFSRDHLPIDVVISPEVEVGETVLRRLSLPGAIDTVSFADGEVVVAGVLCEEDCPVLDTPLRQLTDLFPDLQAVVVAVSRKGRMFVPHSADQLTAGDVAYFVAQSDQVTRTLSIFGHDEPPAQRIVICGGGNIGYYVARELEARNPRARVKIIESDLNRSEEIAQGLSKTVVLRGSALDRTILEEATVDAADTVIAVTNDDRVNILSCLLSRELGAKRMLSLLNDPAYPAFARGLGIDAYVNPRQITVSKILQHVRKGRIRGVHSLVNGQGEVIEAEALETSPLVGKPLRQLDLFDGMRIGAVIRGQRVLLPRGDMVIQARDRVVIFALAGKVKRVEQLFRVSLEFF